The Tamandua tetradactyla isolate mTamTet1 chromosome 18, mTamTet1.pri, whole genome shotgun sequence genome contains a region encoding:
- the TTR gene encoding transthyretin, whose protein sequence is MASHHLFFLCLAGLVFVSEAGQVDTGESKCPLMIKVLDAVRGSPAVDVAVKVFKKATDENWEPFASGKTSKSGEVHGLTTDEKFEEGIYKVELDTKSYWKALGISPFHEYAEVVFTANDSGPRHYTVAALLSPYSYSTTAVVTNPKE, encoded by the exons ATGGCTTCTCATCACCTGTTCTTCCTTTGCCTCGCTGGACTGGTATTTGTATCTGAGGCTGGTCAAGTG GACACTGGGGAATCCAAGTGCCCTCTGATGATCAAAGTTCTGGACGCAGTCCGAGGCAGTCCCGCTGTCGACGTAGCTGTGAAAGTGTTCAAAAAGGCTACTGATGAGAACTGGGAGCCCTTTGCCTCCGG GAAAACCAGTAAATCTGGCGAGGTCCATGGGCTCACAACCGATGAGAAATTTGAAGAAGGGATATACAAGGTAGAATTAGACACCAAATCCTACTGGAAAGCACTTGGCATTTCCCCATTCCATGAATATGCAGAG GTGGTGTTCACGGCCAACGACTCCGGCCCCCGGCATTACACGGTGGCGGCCCTGCTCAGCCCCTACTCTTACTCCACCACAGCTGTGGTCACCAATCCCAAGGAATGA